In a single window of the Litorilituus sediminis genome:
- a CDS encoding PqiB family protein: MTSDNSPSSNHSELNSAEVVPRQGISIVWFVPFIALIFGAWLAVKVISEQGTFITIEFENGAGIVPKKTEVRYKGLVTGLVTKVTPSDDLQTVIAEVEMSDKFTNYLTENTLFWLVSADISLQGVSGLDTLISGSYINIIPDTGENAESQDHFVALNEAPALDMSTPGLHLTLQTNVLGSISENSPITFKQIPIGYVTGYRYDDNSKKIDINVFIEQEHAHLIKENSLFWNTSGIQVTASLSGGLKVNTDSIASIIAGGIAVDTLSYQEDKPNVKNGHHFPLHPDFQSAEMGHEVELTLDWNSGIDNNAAILYQGLTIGSIESISRIDPAKRKIIAKAKVNPRVAPYLTDQSQFYLVSPSISLTGVSNAKTLLTGTYISIRPSLDGKPRNKFKVYKNKPPYKYSEPGLHLVLKASDRNSLQIGSNIYYKQQQVGNVQAIETLSPAEHVIHIHIKPEFQHYVTASSHFYNASGLKISANLQGIEVAAESLQSMLTGGIAFINHQPDSSSATPEKVANGESFILFNNEKLAKQRISFTLSTSIDTEVSTNTRLLYRGEEIGTVHEVNIEADSKTLSVGLLPEYQHILTSNTQFWLATANLSLSGATDTNALFAGSYISFHMGEGEAQRHFTLLTSPPAKKASAKGLQLTLVTDSANVATAGSAVSYRGIKVGQVDNVSLDKHQDTILLNITIDEEHSDLIKANTRFYNASGITLSGGLGDFVVKTESIDAILRGGISFYNPKNTGQVQDIKVNELDRFSLFDHFDHAEQAGLAIKVHFNDFSGLKAGTKVIYQEQEVGTIERLIFTQGTVGVTALVLLNDHGVQYAKQGAKFWKIEPEIGLVGSKNVTAILDGAFIGLLPAPANSAEQIQTEFSALELPPTVTELPYGLNIKLTSHRLGSIRVGNPVLYRQVKVGKVIGIDLSATADTVDVYINIANRYAPLVKPNSKFWNTSGVSIEAGIFSGVNIDSESIETLIAGGIAFATPEQDNETNAEPTLPSNFILHQALDSDWLEWQTKISLDK; this comes from the coding sequence ATGACAAGCGACAATTCTCCCTCATCTAATCACAGTGAACTCAATAGCGCTGAAGTTGTACCAAGGCAAGGTATCTCGATTGTTTGGTTTGTGCCTTTTATCGCGCTTATTTTCGGTGCTTGGTTAGCCGTTAAGGTTATTTCTGAGCAAGGTACGTTTATTACCATAGAGTTTGAAAATGGCGCTGGCATAGTGCCAAAAAAAACCGAAGTACGCTACAAAGGCTTAGTTACCGGTTTAGTCACCAAAGTAACACCTTCTGATGACTTACAAACGGTTATTGCCGAAGTGGAGATGTCAGATAAATTTACTAATTATTTAACCGAAAATACGCTATTTTGGTTGGTTAGTGCTGACATTTCACTACAAGGTGTCTCTGGCTTAGATACGCTAATATCAGGTAGTTATATTAATATCATCCCAGATACTGGTGAAAATGCCGAAAGCCAAGATCACTTTGTTGCTTTAAATGAAGCCCCCGCATTAGATATGTCAACACCGGGCTTACACTTAACACTACAAACTAACGTATTAGGCTCAATAAGCGAAAACTCGCCAATCACCTTCAAGCAAATTCCTATTGGTTATGTAACTGGCTATCGCTATGACGATAATTCAAAAAAGATTGATATCAACGTATTTATCGAACAAGAACATGCTCATTTAATTAAGGAAAACTCACTATTTTGGAATACTAGTGGCATTCAAGTAACCGCCTCGCTTTCCGGTGGTTTAAAAGTAAATACCGACTCCATTGCTTCAATTATTGCCGGTGGTATTGCCGTAGACACCTTGAGCTATCAAGAAGATAAGCCCAATGTAAAAAATGGCCATCACTTCCCACTTCATCCTGATTTTCAGTCAGCAGAAATGGGCCATGAAGTTGAGCTAACGCTCGATTGGAACTCAGGTATTGATAACAACGCCGCCATTTTATATCAAGGTTTAACCATAGGCTCTATTGAGTCTATCTCAAGAATTGATCCTGCTAAGCGAAAAATTATTGCCAAAGCAAAAGTGAATCCGCGCGTTGCCCCTTATTTAACGGATCAGTCTCAGTTTTACCTAGTTTCACCAAGCATAAGTTTAACGGGCGTCTCCAATGCTAAAACACTGTTAACAGGTACTTACATTAGTATTAGACCTTCTCTTGATGGTAAGCCACGTAATAAATTTAAAGTGTATAAAAACAAGCCGCCGTATAAATATAGTGAGCCAGGTTTACACTTAGTACTTAAGGCAAGCGATAGAAATTCACTACAAATTGGCAGCAATATTTACTATAAGCAACAGCAAGTTGGTAATGTGCAAGCAATTGAAACGCTATCACCAGCAGAGCATGTAATTCATATCCATATTAAGCCAGAGTTTCAGCACTACGTAACCGCTAGCAGCCATTTTTACAATGCTAGTGGCTTGAAAATATCTGCCAATTTACAAGGCATAGAAGTTGCCGCTGAATCATTGCAAAGTATGCTAACCGGCGGTATTGCCTTTATTAATCATCAACCAGATAGCAGTAGCGCAACACCTGAAAAAGTCGCCAATGGCGAGAGCTTTATTTTATTTAACAATGAAAAATTAGCCAAACAACGCATTAGCTTTACCTTATCAACCTCAATTGATACCGAAGTAAGTACTAACACTCGTTTATTATATCGAGGTGAAGAAATTGGCACTGTGCACGAGGTAAATATAGAGGCGGATAGCAAAACCTTAAGTGTTGGCCTATTACCTGAATATCAGCATATTTTAACCAGCAACACGCAATTTTGGTTGGCAACAGCCAATTTAAGCTTATCAGGTGCAACCGATACCAATGCACTATTTGCCGGCAGTTATATAAGCTTTCATATGGGTGAAGGTGAAGCGCAAAGACACTTTACGCTATTAACAAGCCCGCCGGCTAAAAAAGCCAGCGCCAAAGGCTTACAACTGACCTTAGTAACCGACAGTGCCAATGTTGCTACCGCAGGCAGTGCCGTCAGTTATCGCGGGATTAAAGTAGGTCAAGTTGACAATGTTAGTCTAGATAAACACCAAGATACTATTTTGCTAAATATCACCATAGACGAAGAACATAGCGACCTGATCAAAGCAAATACCCGCTTTTACAATGCTAGTGGCATCACCTTAAGTGGTGGCTTAGGTGACTTTGTTGTCAAAACCGAATCCATTGATGCCATTTTACGTGGCGGTATCAGCTTTTATAATCCTAAGAACACCGGCCAAGTACAAGATATCAAGGTAAATGAGCTGGATAGATTCTCATTGTTTGATCACTTTGACCATGCTGAACAAGCGGGCTTGGCTATTAAAGTGCATTTCAACGATTTCTCGGGCTTAAAAGCAGGCACTAAGGTTATCTATCAAGAGCAAGAAGTTGGCACGATTGAAAGGCTAATATTTACTCAAGGTACTGTCGGCGTTACTGCGCTGGTATTGCTTAATGATCACGGTGTGCAATACGCCAAGCAAGGAGCTAAGTTTTGGAAAATAGAGCCAGAAATTGGTTTAGTTGGCTCAAAAAACGTTACCGCTATATTAGATGGTGCCTTTATTGGCTTATTACCAGCACCTGCAAACTCTGCTGAGCAAATTCAAACCGAGTTTAGCGCCCTTGAGTTGCCACCAACTGTAACTGAGTTGCCATACGGCTTAAATATTAAATTAACCAGTCACCGCTTAGGTTCAATCAGGGTTGGTAATCCTGTGCTGTATCGTCAAGTTAAAGTCGGTAAGGTAATCGGCATAGATTTATCAGCGACTGCTGATACCGTAGATGTGTATATCAACATAGCTAACCGCTATGCGCCACTTGTTAAGCCTAACAGTAAGTTCTGGAATACCAGCGGGGTAAGCATAGAGGCCGGTATTTTCTCTGGAGTTAATATAGATTCTGAATCAATTGAAACCCTTATCGCGGGTGGTATTGCCTTTGCCACGCCAGAGCAAGACAATGAAACTAATGCTGAACCAACACTACCGAGTAATTTTATATTGCACCAAGCCTTAGATAGCGATTGGTTAGAGTGGCAGACTAAAATTTCCCTCGACAAATAG
- a CDS encoding paraquat-inducible protein A has product MSSLMTTAKQNGLGLCPKCHKVNKIESEPQQCSRCHGWFYPRKRNSIQYTLAWNIAALLSFIPANLYPIMIIYSLGIGDESTILSGIGQFVDQGLYPIAVIIFTASIIVPLVKIAGLFLLVYKVQTGVRLKPDKHSKLYHVLEFLGPWSMLDVFVVALLVAVVELGIITSVAAGPAINYFTLTVIFTMIAANSFDPRLLWDKKEINDDMFKGKQ; this is encoded by the coding sequence GTGAGTTCATTGATGACGACAGCTAAGCAAAATGGCCTTGGCTTGTGCCCTAAATGCCATAAGGTAAACAAAATAGAATCAGAGCCGCAACAATGCTCACGCTGTCATGGCTGGTTTTATCCGCGTAAACGCAATAGCATTCAATACACCTTAGCCTGGAATATTGCCGCGTTATTATCCTTCATTCCTGCGAACCTGTACCCCATTATGATCATCTACTCTTTGGGTATTGGCGATGAATCAACAATACTTTCTGGCATAGGGCAATTTGTTGATCAAGGCTTATACCCTATTGCGGTAATTATATTTACCGCCAGTATTATAGTGCCGCTAGTAAAGATAGCCGGACTATTTCTTTTGGTGTATAAAGTGCAAACAGGTGTACGCTTAAAGCCAGATAAACACAGTAAGCTCTATCATGTATTAGAATTTTTAGGTCCTTGGTCAATGCTTGATGTATTCGTCGTTGCCCTACTCGTAGCTGTGGTAGAGTTAGGCATAATAACATCCGTTGCCGCAGGGCCTGCAATTAACTATTTTACCTTAACGGTTATTTTTACCATGATTGCAGCCAATAGTTTCGACCCAAGGCTTTTATGGGACAAGAAAGAAATAAACGATGACATGTTTAAAGGAAAACAATGA
- a CDS encoding paraquat-inducible protein A, with the protein MDNRLNTKHIVACHLCDALYDKPHLKQGQTAKCNRCGSTLVERKVDSINRSFYWSIAGIILLAPGILLPIIGVTLAKQYHHASLLDCVVVLIERGFFMIATLLFLFAIAVPVVRLFGAFYISFSFKYNRLKPSMLNFFRAYHHLDNWAMLNVFMLGIVVSMYKLLDDTELTINLGLFSFTLFLITSTMASTTLDQDYIWDKLEREFIDDDS; encoded by the coding sequence ATGGATAACCGTCTGAATACCAAACATATTGTTGCTTGTCATTTATGTGATGCCTTATACGATAAGCCACATTTAAAGCAAGGACAAACCGCTAAGTGCAACCGCTGTGGCAGCACTTTGGTTGAGCGTAAGGTTGATTCTATCAACCGTAGCTTTTATTGGTCTATCGCAGGCATTATTTTACTTGCGCCCGGCATTTTACTGCCCATTATTGGCGTTACCTTAGCTAAGCAATATCATCATGCCTCATTACTCGATTGCGTTGTGGTGCTGATTGAGCGTGGATTCTTTATGATAGCCACCTTGCTGTTTCTGTTTGCTATTGCCGTACCTGTAGTGCGTTTGTTTGGCGCTTTTTATATTTCTTTTAGCTTTAAATACAATCGCCTAAAGCCGTCCATGCTAAATTTCTTTCGTGCTTATCATCATTTAGATAACTGGGCCATGCTGAATGTATTTATGCTGGGTATTGTCGTATCCATGTATAAATTACTAGATGATACTGAATTAACCATCAACCTTGGCTTATTCTCTTTTACGCTGTTTTTGATCACGTCGACTATGGCATCGACCACGCTAGATCAAGACTACATTTGGGATAAATTAGAACGTGAGTTCATTGATGACGACAGCTAA
- a CDS encoding c-type cytochrome: protein MKKIIFSLILALGLVNAAQAAQGDAAAGKAKAASCGACHGPAGISAMDLYPNIAGQKDVYIIKQLKDFKSGARTDMMMAPMAANLTEQDMADLAAYFSSLPMATAEEAPAADGSAAPAANAAAPAAAVVTSSPAAAIYQGDIAAGKTKSAMCASCHGVDGNSVVPMYPSLAGQSANYIAKQLADFKSGLRNDPVMAGMVAALTEEDMNDLGAYFAVQTPKTGTGEGSTLGQKLYFGGEPSRNITACVACHGVKGKGMAQAGFPAIAGQNAEYLKKQLTTFRDGSRGNDNNQIMRNIAIKLSDAQIDELVKYMSSL from the coding sequence ATGAAAAAAATTATCTTTTCGCTTATTTTAGCATTAGGTCTAGTGAATGCTGCACAAGCAGCACAAGGCGATGCCGCCGCTGGTAAAGCGAAAGCAGCATCTTGTGGTGCCTGTCATGGTCCAGCAGGTATCAGTGCTATGGATTTATACCCTAATATTGCTGGTCAAAAAGATGTTTACATTATCAAGCAATTAAAAGATTTTAAGTCAGGCGCTCGTACTGACATGATGATGGCACCTATGGCGGCAAACTTAACTGAGCAAGACATGGCTGACTTAGCAGCTTATTTTTCTTCATTACCAATGGCAACAGCAGAAGAAGCGCCAGCAGCTGATGGTTCAGCAGCTCCTGCGGCTAATGCAGCGGCTCCAGCGGCAGCAGTAGTAACCTCTTCTCCAGCTGCGGCAATTTACCAAGGTGATATTGCTGCTGGTAAAACAAAATCGGCTATGTGTGCTTCTTGTCACGGTGTCGATGGCAACAGTGTAGTTCCTATGTACCCAAGTTTAGCTGGTCAAAGTGCTAACTATATTGCTAAGCAATTAGCAGACTTTAAATCAGGTTTACGTAACGACCCAGTAATGGCTGGCATGGTTGCAGCGTTAACTGAAGAAGACATGAATGACTTAGGTGCTTACTTTGCTGTACAAACGCCAAAAACTGGCACTGGCGAAGGTAGCACACTAGGTCAGAAACTATACTTTGGTGGTGAGCCAAGCCGTAACATCACAGCATGTGTTGCTTGTCACGGCGTGAAAGGTAAAGGTATGGCGCAAGCAGGTTTCCCTGCAATTGCAGGTCAAAATGCTGAGTACTTGAAGAAGCAACTTACGACTTTCCGCGATGGTAGCCGTGGTAACGATAACAACCAAATCATGCGTAACATCGCTATTAAGTTATCTGATGCTCAAATTGATGAATTAGTTAAATACATGTCTTCACTATAA
- the yihA gene encoding ribosome biogenesis GTP-binding protein YihA/YsxC, with protein MSSANILLSKAKFTISAPDIRRLPADSGIEVAFAGRSNAGKSSALNTLTKQKSLARTSKTPGRTQLINVFEIAENKRLVDLPGYGFAKVPLEMKKKWQKALGEYLQKRESLKGLVVLMDIRHPLKDLDMDLIQWAADSDLPVLALLTKADKLSQGKRSAEVLKVKKVLAPLNADIKVQAFSSLKRTGADQAEALICNWFAQGDELEPAEAVEQ; from the coding sequence TTGTCCTCTGCAAATATTCTGTTATCAAAAGCTAAGTTTACCATTAGTGCGCCAGACATTCGTCGATTACCTGCTGATAGCGGCATTGAAGTGGCATTTGCTGGTCGCTCTAATGCAGGAAAATCAAGCGCATTAAACACTTTGACTAAGCAAAAAAGCTTAGCAAGAACCAGTAAAACCCCGGGACGAACTCAGCTGATTAATGTTTTTGAAATAGCTGAAAACAAACGCTTGGTTGATTTACCTGGTTATGGTTTTGCTAAAGTACCACTGGAAATGAAAAAGAAGTGGCAAAAGGCCTTAGGTGAATACTTACAAAAGCGTGAAAGCTTAAAAGGTTTAGTAGTGTTAATGGATATTCGCCACCCATTAAAAGATTTAGATATGGATTTGATTCAGTGGGCGGCAGATAGCGACTTACCAGTATTAGCCTTACTGACTAAAGCGGATAAATTATCTCAAGGTAAGCGTAGTGCAGAGGTGCTTAAGGTGAAAAAAGTATTAGCCCCTTTAAATGCTGATATTAAAGTGCAAGCTTTCTCTTCATTAAAACGCACTGGGGCGGATCAAGCGGAAGCACTGATTTGTAATTGGTTTGCTCAAGGTGATGAACTTGAGCCAGCTGAAGCAGTGGAGCAATAG
- a CDS encoding helix-turn-helix domain-containing protein — protein MHISTLELVDLFLRFVTLGQLVVLALYFLVKSPPLKSDLIALVCLCLSSYLLLTAPIDDDYYGVLRGAFLFFVEIGPYLLWCLAYLLFNDALPKQFSSAISQVLLALALVWYLYFFGYLQGRGAFHQINHLLEFVVLVHLIVLTIKDYADDLVDARRNARKIMVIYTCLYLLVLVVLELADASIRGSAIFTFINALAIFISTSVFIILLFLDKFTEVPAKVTNSDEGTEEIPVVFQGLHQQLTQLMQSGFYSESQLTISALAQKLNTPEHQLREMINKHMGFRNFSAYLNSYRIAAACEQFQDANLLRKPILTIALELGYGSVATFNRAFKAQTGKSPKEFRDQFQK, from the coding sequence ATGCATATCTCGACGCTAGAACTAGTTGATCTATTCTTACGCTTTGTAACCCTAGGTCAGCTGGTCGTTCTGGCGTTATATTTTCTTGTTAAATCGCCGCCATTAAAGTCTGACTTAATCGCCTTAGTCTGCTTATGCCTATCCAGTTATTTATTATTAACCGCGCCTATTGATGATGACTATTACGGCGTGCTGCGCGGGGCTTTCTTATTTTTTGTTGAAATAGGCCCCTATCTATTATGGTGCTTGGCGTATTTACTATTTAACGACGCTTTACCAAAACAATTTTCCTCTGCAATTAGCCAAGTACTATTGGCGTTAGCCTTGGTTTGGTATCTGTACTTTTTTGGCTATCTACAGGGGCGAGGCGCGTTTCATCAAATAAATCATCTACTTGAGTTTGTGGTATTAGTTCATCTTATTGTTTTAACCATCAAAGATTATGCCGATGACCTTGTGGATGCCAGAAGAAATGCCAGAAAAATTATGGTGATTTATACCTGCTTGTATCTATTGGTATTGGTGGTACTTGAGCTGGCTGATGCCAGTATTCGCGGCTCGGCAATATTTACTTTTATTAATGCCTTAGCGATTTTTATCTCCACCTCTGTTTTTATCATCCTGCTGTTTTTAGATAAATTTACAGAAGTCCCTGCTAAGGTTACTAACAGTGATGAGGGTACAGAGGAAATACCTGTAGTATTTCAAGGTTTGCACCAACAATTAACTCAGCTAATGCAGAGCGGCTTTTATTCTGAAAGCCAGCTAACAATTTCAGCTTTGGCACAGAAACTAAATACACCAGAGCATCAGTTGCGGGAAATGATAAATAAGCATATGGGTTTTAGAAACTTTTCTGCCTATTTGAATAGTTATCGTATCGCTGCTGCCTGTGAACAGTTTCAAGATGCTAACTTGTTACGAAAACCTATATTAACCATAGCTCTGGAATTGGGTTATGGCTCTGTTGCCACTTTTAATCGCGCATTTAAAGCACAAACGGGTAAATCACCGAAAGAATTTCGCGATCAATTTCAAAAATGA
- a CDS encoding serine hydrolase domain-containing protein, with the protein MSKTKKIVLSIAVILSLVVYFAWPVYQAMAHKGKAAFLPFYQFIDLPQESHVTQHLTSDNYKQAGNIALALIDKHRTGINAPGISAAVAVDGDLVWAGAAGWADIDKKTPVTTNTQFRVGSTSKAITATGLARLVDAGQLDLDNTIANYLVALPNEQWRDITPRQLASHTAGLPHYFENNDYLGFYRTISLATRYENVTDAVSVFDGSDLLFKPGSQFSYSSLGTVLLSAVMSDAAKKSFLTYMQEQVFSPLNMQATKAEFHVDDNDQLATFYWNDEGRSSQVRPWRDVDLSHRLAGGGFISTSADLVKLGMGMLDESYISSATRDSFWTPQVLPNGEQTPNGYSIGWRVISYKVSDDIGEITFANHGGVSRGAQSWLMVIPKYHMAIAVNINANTDVFWDFAKVSMPLAEVFLSEKTKPFTENE; encoded by the coding sequence ATGTCAAAAACTAAAAAAATCGTGCTTAGTATAGCGGTGATATTAAGCTTAGTTGTTTATTTTGCTTGGCCTGTTTATCAAGCTATGGCGCATAAAGGTAAAGCTGCATTTTTACCTTTTTATCAGTTTATCGACTTGCCACAAGAGTCACATGTTACTCAGCATTTAACCAGTGATAACTACAAACAAGCTGGCAATATTGCCTTAGCGTTAATCGATAAGCATAGAACTGGCATAAATGCGCCGGGTATTAGTGCCGCTGTTGCTGTTGATGGCGACCTTGTTTGGGCTGGTGCTGCTGGTTGGGCAGATATCGACAAGAAAACGCCAGTAACAACGAACACTCAGTTTCGTGTAGGTAGCACCTCTAAAGCCATTACCGCTACTGGCTTAGCGCGCTTAGTTGATGCTGGTCAATTGGATTTAGATAACACCATCGCAAATTACTTAGTGGCTTTACCGAATGAGCAGTGGCGAGACATTACCCCAAGACAGCTTGCTTCTCATACCGCAGGATTACCCCATTATTTTGAAAATAATGATTATTTAGGTTTTTATCGAACCATTTCATTAGCAACGCGTTATGAAAACGTTACCGATGCCGTTAGCGTGTTTGATGGTAGCGATTTACTGTTCAAGCCCGGCAGTCAATTTAGTTACTCTTCATTAGGTACAGTATTACTTAGTGCTGTCATGTCAGATGCAGCGAAAAAGTCCTTCTTAACCTATATGCAAGAACAGGTGTTTTCGCCGCTTAATATGCAAGCGACTAAGGCAGAGTTTCATGTTGATGATAATGATCAACTAGCGACTTTTTACTGGAATGATGAAGGTCGTAGTAGCCAAGTTAGACCTTGGCGTGATGTGGATTTAAGCCATAGATTAGCTGGTGGCGGTTTTATTTCAACCTCTGCCGATTTAGTTAAATTAGGCATGGGCATGCTAGATGAGAGCTATATTTCATCAGCGACACGCGATAGCTTTTGGACACCACAGGTGTTGCCAAATGGTGAACAAACCCCTAATGGCTATTCAATCGGCTGGCGGGTGATTAGTTATAAGGTAAGTGATGACATTGGTGAAATAACTTTTGCTAATCATGGTGGAGTGTCACGTGGCGCACAAAGTTGGTTGATGGTGATACCTAAATATCATATGGCGATTGCTGTTAATATTAATGCCAATACCGATGTTTTCTGGGATTTTGCCAAGGTTTCGATGCCATTAGCTGAAGTTTTTCTTAGTGAAAAAACTAAGCCGTTCACTGAAAATGAATAA
- a CDS encoding cation transporter, whose amino-acid sequence MKHSNVEQTALWFAAIINLVMAFCGWLAFYYSNAQAILLDGNYSFIAFIVTLIAIRISAIKAKRTKTFPYGQYVYESLFSLSKGIMIIGVLSMALTSNISRIFHYINGEQLSALNTDIILIYAVAMVVLCAGLGLFCQYQNKKINYTSSILRAEFAGAKIDGAMSLALGLALYAISFVAIEGSFGFLHYIGDAILVSILVLLLSKEPFVLVRDSFVELAGGTLQNQQDREHIEAVLNQHFKQEQLIKDSFISKTGSSYLIAVYISGKTLEAMGQQKLNDIQTQVKAALNKRYPNTILEIILT is encoded by the coding sequence ATGAAGCACAGCAATGTCGAACAAACCGCCCTTTGGTTTGCGGCCATTATCAACTTAGTTATGGCCTTCTGTGGCTGGCTAGCATTTTATTATTCTAATGCTCAAGCAATATTATTAGATGGCAATTATTCATTTATCGCCTTTATTGTCACCTTAATCGCGATACGTATTTCCGCAATAAAAGCAAAACGAACAAAAACCTTCCCGTATGGGCAATATGTTTACGAATCACTGTTCTCGCTTTCAAAAGGCATTATGATTATTGGCGTACTCTCAATGGCATTAACCAGCAATATCTCGAGAATATTTCACTACATAAATGGCGAACAATTATCGGCACTCAATACCGATATCATCTTAATATATGCGGTCGCTATGGTGGTGTTATGTGCTGGTTTAGGACTTTTTTGCCAATATCAGAACAAAAAAATAAACTACACTAGCTCAATATTACGTGCTGAATTTGCTGGCGCTAAAATTGATGGCGCCATGTCATTAGCACTTGGTCTCGCCCTGTACGCTATTAGTTTTGTTGCCATAGAGGGCTCTTTCGGCTTTTTACACTATATCGGAGATGCCATACTGGTTAGCATTCTGGTGTTACTGCTGAGCAAAGAGCCTTTTGTGCTGGTGCGAGATTCATTTGTTGAGCTGGCAGGGGGCACATTACAAAATCAGCAAGATAGAGAGCATATAGAGGCGGTACTCAATCAACACTTTAAGCAAGAGCAACTCATAAAAGATAGCTTTATTTCCAAAACGGGCAGTAGTTATTTGATCGCCGTCTATATCAGTGGCAAGACATTAGAAGCCATGGGGCAACAAAAGCTTAACGACATTCAAACACAAGTGAAAGCCGCACTTAATAAGCGCTACCCCAATACCATTTTGGAGATTATTTTAACCTAA
- a CDS encoding PepSY-associated TM helix domain-containing protein — protein MFKLALRRIHLFLALVAGFFLISLSISGALLIYAKDIQALVNPQYWRVDPSSQQQPLPLSALLNRIQQQSDEKIHLIERSENPDEVWQVRLVNKAYLNLNPYTGEVLLKHNFYDTFYGFVMAWHRWLIFRDDQGNRPMQLWMSIASLLLMIELVIGIILWLKPKHRLKRLKVRWQAKNKVRFHQLHLCLGAFCCIPLVLIAFSGMAFYWQDACKSIIEAVTLDTIVKRPKPPVLVKHASSANNAITIPAQQLDRAYQQAYAALASGQVYRIYMPQKDNEPLALRIKMPEETHGYSWSWADPYSGEQLAHFDASQLSIASQVWHFKYKFHIGDFIAWPVSLLWLFFSLLPCFFVASGLYLYWQRKV, from the coding sequence TTGTTCAAGTTAGCTTTGCGCCGTATTCATTTGTTTCTTGCTCTTGTTGCAGGCTTTTTTCTGATTAGCTTAAGTATTTCTGGTGCATTACTTATTTATGCCAAAGATATCCAAGCACTAGTAAACCCACAGTATTGGCGAGTTGACCCTAGCTCGCAGCAACAGCCGCTGCCACTGAGCGCTTTGCTTAATCGTATTCAACAACAAAGCGATGAAAAAATACATTTAATCGAACGCAGTGAAAACCCTGATGAGGTATGGCAAGTCCGCTTGGTTAATAAAGCATACCTTAACCTCAACCCATACACAGGTGAAGTCCTACTCAAGCACAACTTTTACGATACCTTTTACGGCTTTGTTATGGCATGGCATCGCTGGCTAATATTTCGCGATGACCAAGGCAATCGCCCTATGCAATTATGGATGTCTATCGCCAGCTTATTGTTGATGATAGAGCTAGTCATTGGCATTATTCTCTGGCTTAAACCTAAGCATCGTCTCAAGCGTTTAAAAGTACGTTGGCAAGCAAAAAATAAAGTGCGCTTTCATCAGCTGCATTTATGTTTAGGTGCATTTTGCTGCATACCACTAGTGTTGATTGCCTTTTCGGGTATGGCCTTTTATTGGCAAGATGCCTGTAAAAGCATTATTGAAGCCGTAACCTTAGATACTATAGTTAAAAGACCCAAGCCGCCTGTTTTAGTAAAGCATGCATCGAGCGCTAATAATGCCATCACTATACCCGCTCAGCAGTTAGATAGAGCTTATCAACAAGCTTATGCCGCACTGGCATCGGGCCAAGTATATCGCATTTATATGCCGCAAAAAGACAATGAGCCCTTGGCACTAAGGATAAAAATGCCCGAAGAAACGCATGGCTACAGCTGGAGCTGGGCAGATCCTTATAGCGGAGAGCAATTAGCGCATTTTGATGCCTCACAATTATCTATTGCCAGCCAAGTATGGCACTTTAAATATAAGTTCCATATTGGTGACTTTATTGCCTGGCCGGTTAGCCTTCTCTGGCTGTTTTTCAGTTTATTGCCCTGCTTTTTTGTCGCATCGGGATTGTATTTATACTGGCAACGTAAAGTGTAA